In one Tripterygium wilfordii isolate XIE 37 chromosome 22, ASM1340144v1, whole genome shotgun sequence genomic region, the following are encoded:
- the LOC119991090 gene encoding respirasome Complex Assembly Factor 1-like, producing the protein MKEGKSAKVNYQQQHHHNGHLSPFKFAKLFDAEASWDKDQLGDVLHWIRQVVALLCGLLWGAIPLIGGIWIVVFLVISTGIVYGYYAMILKIDEEDFGGHGMLLQEGLFASFTLFLLAWILVYSLAHF; encoded by the exons atGAAAGAAGGGAAGTCGGCCAAAGTGAATTATCAGCAACAGCACCACCACAATGGCCACTTGTCTCCGTTCAAGTTCGCCAAATTGTTTGATGCGGAGGCGTCGTGGGATAAG GATCAATTGGGAGATGTTTTGCATTGGATTCGGCAAGTGGTGGCCCTACTTTGCGGTTTGCTTTGGGGTGCCATACCTTTGATCGGTGGTATATGGATTGTTGT CTTTTTAGTGATCTCCACTGGCATTGTTTACGGTTATTATGCAATGATTTTGAAAATTGACGAAGAAGATTTTGGCGGCCATGGAATGCTTCTCCAAGAGGGGCTTTTTGCGTCTTTTACTCTCTTTCTG TTGGCGTGGATTCTAGTATACAGTTTGGCTCACTTCTAA